One window of Chryseobacterium sp. JJR-5R genomic DNA carries:
- a CDS encoding nucleotidyltransferase domain-containing protein has protein sequence MTPKILEKLRETEEKRGIEILLAVESGSRAWGFASPDSDYDIRFIYRHEKDWYLLPWDKDETIEFMTEDDLDGSGWDLRKTFHLLLKSNAALLSWFYSPIVYVKNEKFYELFKPLADACFSPIAVSYHYLSMSKKYLEACRHDEVKLKSYFYCLRTALTTRWILEKGTVSPVMFSELLVLTDGFTRSKIENLVALKATKGESYVHPNDWELFGFLEEMIKENEERAKGLKAGNADKNEMERVFREIINL, from the coding sequence ATGACACCGAAAATACTGGAAAAACTGAGAGAAACCGAAGAAAAACGCGGCATAGAAATATTGCTGGCCGTAGAATCAGGAAGCCGGGCCTGGGGCTTTGCCTCCCCTGACAGCGATTATGATATACGCTTTATCTACCGTCACGAAAAAGACTGGTACCTTTTGCCGTGGGACAAAGATGAAACCATAGAATTCATGACGGAAGACGACCTGGACGGTTCCGGATGGGACCTGCGGAAGACTTTTCATCTTTTGCTGAAATCGAATGCCGCTCTGCTGAGCTGGTTCTACTCGCCAATAGTCTATGTGAAGAACGAAAAGTTTTACGAACTGTTCAAACCTCTGGCGGACGCCTGCTTTTCCCCGATAGCGGTTTCCTACCACTATTTGAGCATGAGTAAAAAATACCTGGAAGCCTGCCGGCATGACGAAGTGAAATTAAAAAGTTATTTTTACTGCCTCCGTACTGCGCTGACTACAAGATGGATCCTTGAAAAAGGAACGGTTTCGCCGGTGATGTTCAGTGAGCTTCTGGTATTGACAGATGGCTTCACAAGGTCTAAAATAGAAAACCTGGTCGCTCTAAAAGCCACTAAAGGAGAATCGTATGTCCATCCGAATGACTGGGAACTTTTCGGGTTCCTGGAGGAAATGATAAAGGAGAATGAAGAACGGGCAAAGGGCCTGAAAGCAGGAAACGCGGATAAAAACGAGATGGAAAGGGTTTTTAGGGAAATCATAAATTTATAA
- a CDS encoding ATP-grasp domain-containing protein produces MKNLIALSPIYTDDSNILKKASLNSPYELNRFNAKWDVPEAFRDDVIAVYGEDIYAEIVAEQCGLTLTKPDDDWLSTISETYTKRKISYGPLKDFVHEENMFIKCSDFKSFKAGVFDQVKNIRGFDSLDPEIMVFTSEVVEWEFEVRCFVLNGEVKTHSSYWRNNAFDTGPLSETEQKEMYEFFNDFMQRYAKTLPAAIVLDFGIIKGKGWALIEANPAWCSGLYACDAEKALEVIVKSCIKN; encoded by the coding sequence ATGAAAAATCTCATCGCCCTGTCCCCGATATACACCGATGACAGCAATATCCTGAAAAAAGCATCACTCAATTCACCTTACGAGCTGAACCGCTTCAATGCAAAATGGGATGTCCCTGAAGCATTCCGTGATGATGTGATTGCCGTGTATGGTGAAGATATTTACGCGGAGATTGTGGCGGAACAGTGCGGTCTTACATTAACCAAACCTGATGACGACTGGCTTTCAACGATTTCGGAAACATATACAAAACGTAAAATTTCTTACGGCCCGTTAAAGGATTTTGTGCATGAAGAAAATATGTTCATTAAGTGTTCTGATTTTAAAAGCTTTAAAGCCGGGGTTTTTGACCAGGTGAAGAACATCAGAGGTTTTGATTCCCTGGATCCGGAAATTATGGTCTTTACTTCCGAAGTGGTGGAATGGGAATTTGAAGTGCGGTGTTTTGTCCTGAATGGTGAAGTAAAAACCCATTCTTCCTATTGGCGGAACAACGCTTTTGATACCGGTCCGCTTTCGGAAACCGAACAAAAGGAAATGTATGAATTTTTCAATGATTTTATGCAGCGGTATGCCAAAACGCTGCCTGCTGCCATTGTCCTGGATTTCGGGATCATTAAAGGAAAAGGCTGGGCTTTGATTGAAGCGAATCCTGCGTGGTGTTCAGGCTTATATGCCTGCGATGCGGAAAAAGCGCTGGAAGTAATTGTAAAAAGCTGTATTAAAAATTAA
- a CDS encoding SIR2 family NAD-dependent protein deacylase — METALEILIQENYKKEKRNLFTFLTGAGISSESGLPTYRGSDGIWIKGTKYHKPEEFGTHEYFSQNQEEVWQYNLFWKKLIDAADPGQGHLTLAEIEKLLNDKFQLITQNIDGLHKKAGSKNIFEIHGNKQTVRCASECCGIMPFPSEIKSKELTEDLTAKDLELLRCPDCGDWLRPNTLWFDESYNEKMYFLDSALRAAKNTGILFIIGTAGATTLPQMI, encoded by the coding sequence ATGGAAACAGCTTTAGAAATACTTATACAGGAAAACTACAAAAAGGAAAAAAGAAATCTTTTTACTTTCCTCACCGGTGCCGGGATTTCTTCTGAAAGCGGACTGCCTACTTATCGTGGAAGCGACGGGATCTGGATAAAAGGAACAAAATACCATAAGCCTGAAGAATTTGGAACTCATGAATATTTCAGCCAAAACCAGGAAGAAGTCTGGCAATACAATTTATTCTGGAAAAAACTGATTGATGCGGCAGATCCCGGTCAGGGACATCTCACATTAGCCGAGATAGAAAAATTACTGAATGATAAATTTCAGCTGATTACCCAGAACATAGACGGCCTCCACAAAAAAGCAGGAAGCAAAAATATATTTGAGATCCATGGAAACAAACAGACCGTTCGGTGTGCTTCGGAATGCTGCGGTATCATGCCGTTCCCTTCGGAAATAAAATCCAAAGAGCTTACCGAAGACCTTACAGCAAAGGATCTTGAACTGCTTCGCTGCCCGGACTGCGGAGACTGGCTGCGGCCTAATACCCTATGGTTTGACGAATCGTATAATGAAAAAATGTACTTCCTGGATTCTGCATTAAGAGCGGCAAAAAATACAGGCATTCTTTTTATCATCGGAACGGCAGGAGCAACGACCTTACCGCAAATGATTTGA